GGTGGGAGGCACGCCAAGGCGAATCTGGACAGCGGCCGGCTCTCCCGGCTTGAGGGCCACCTGTTCGGCAGCCGTGACGGCCATCGAGGGCGTCGCCGGCGGGCCGGCAAGAGGCATCGGCGCCAGGGTCACCTCTCGCGGCCGGAGACCCGCCAGGGTGAGCGTGAGGTGGCGCTCCACCGTCTGGCCCGGCACAACCTCACCGAAGTTGACCGTCTCCGCGGACAGGGTGAGGCTGGGCCTCACCACTCGCACCGCGACAGGCACTTCGGCCTTGCCTGCCGGCGTTTCGATCCGCAGGGTCGCCTGGGTCTGCCCGCTGGGCGCTTCGGGCGGCGCGGCGAAGACGATGCGCGCGGTGGCCTCTCTCGTGGTGAGACCGAGGGTCGCGGGTTCCGCGGTGAGCCGCGGGTCCGACGACGTGATGCGTGCGGCGGCGGCCCCACGAGGCTCCAGTCGGAGTCCGAGGGATGCCTCGGCCCTCTCGCCGCTCTCGATGGCTCCGAGGTCGAGGCGGCCTGCGCTGAGCGCGAGGCGCGGCGGCCGCATGTCTTCGGTCGAGACAGCGGCCGTGACTTCCAGCTCGCGCTCGAAGCGATGGCCTGCCGGGGTCGTGCCTTCGGCCACGATGCGCAGGACGCAGGCGCCGGGGGTATCGAGGCCGGGAAGCGTGGCGGCGAAGACGCCGTCCTTGGGCGCCGTGTCGCCGTGCTGGCCATCGTCAAAGAGCCGCCGCGTCACCGTGGCCCCATCGGGCGTCGTCACGCGGGCCTCGACCCGGGCGTCGGCCAACACCGTGTCGGCATTGGCCAGACTGACGGCGAGTTCGATGGGTTCGCCTCGGCGGTACGCGGGGCGTAGCGGGAATGCCCGCAGCAGGAGAGGGGTGACCGCGGTGGCGGCGAGGCCGACCTGGGCAGGGCGGGGAGAGGCGAGACGCGCCACGCAACGCCCGGGAACGGGGTCCCAGAGGTCGTAGTGCTGGTAGTCGGCCTTGCGGCCGTAGGCGGCGGTCTGGTCGGCCTTGGGCAGGTCGGGCGTGAGCAAGCGCGCTTGCGTGTCTCGAAGGGTGAAGCCGATGTCGCTGTCGCGCGAGTTGAGCCTCACGGTCAGTGCCGAGATCGTGTCGTCCACGAAGAGCCCCTCTTCCAGCGGCGCCTGAGCCTGGAGCGACAGGCTTCGGGAACAGATGGGGACCTTTCGGTGGAGCGTGACGCAGATCCTGCTGAAGATGTCCTGGAGCTCGGCGTTGGTGGGGGCCGAGTGGTAGTCGCCCCCCGTTTCGGCGGCGATGCGCTGAAGGACTTCGGCGTCGGCGAGTTTCGACAGGCCGACCGTGTAGATGCGCCAGCGCTGTTCCGCGAAGGCGCGGTGGGCGTTCTCGTAGACGCCCGGCTCGTCCTTGCCGTCGGAGAGCAGCAGGGCGACCTTGTTCGGGCTGGGCGACTGCTCGAGCACTTTGCGGGCCTCGGCCAGGGCGGCGTCCATGTCGGTCTGGCCCATGGAGCTGATGTTGTTGATGGCCTTGTAGAGGGCGTCGGGCTGAGCGGTGGGCGTGAGGGGGACGAGGGTGCGGGCCTTGTCGTTGAAGGCCACGAGGGCGATGTGGCCGATGCGGGTGCTGCGGCGCGCGAGGTCCACGAACGTCTTGGCGGCCGCGATGCGCAGCCACTCGGGGTCGGTGCGGGTCATGGAGAGCGATTCGTCAATGACCAGCGCCACGTCGAGCGCGTCGGCGGGTGCGCCGAGGAACTGGCCGAGGTGGTGCGCGGCGAGGAGTCGGCCGCCGTGTTTCACGTGCACGACGAGCTGGAGCGCGACACCGCCGATGCCTGGGGGCGACTGCCGGAGGTCCAGGTACCAGGCGTCGTCGAGGCGCTTGGCGAACAGGCGGCGGATGCGGAACGGCGGCGTGGCGGCCTCGGCGGCCGGCAGCGAGGCGGGGGCGAGGTAGACGGCGAAGTCGTCGGGGCCGAGCGTGTCGGCCAATTCAGCCGCGGGCTGAATGCGCAGGAGGACGTCAAGCGTGGTGCCGTGGGCGTCGGCCCGCAGCACGTCCAGGCGGGTGGGGGGTTGCGCTGCCCATGCGGCTGCGCATGCGGCCGTGGCGGCGAGGCAGGCGGCGAGCAGCGCGCGCGGCCGAAGCATCACGGGGCGGCCCCTTCTATTCCTTCGGCGTCTCGAAGGCGGTGGCGATGAAGTAGGTCTTCACGTTGGCCTTCTTGCAGGCGTTCAGCACGTCCACGATCCGCTGGTGATAGGCGTGCTTGTCGCCGCGGATGATCACCACGAGGTTCGGGTTGTCCTTCACGCCCTTGGCGAGAGCCTCGTCGAGTTCCTGGAGCGAGAGGATGCGCTGGTTGACCACGAAGAAGCCGCCATCGGCTTCGCTGCGGACGTTGACGGTGATCTCGCGCTGGGTCTGGGGGGTGGCCTTGCCCTCGCTGGCCTTGGGCGGGTCCACCTTGATGTCTTTCTCGACCTTGTAGAAACTCGTGGCGGTGAGGAAGAAGAGGAGCAGTTGGAAGACGACGTCGATGAGCGGCGTCATCGGCAGCCCTTCGTCCTCATCGCGGCGGCGATGAATCCGCATTGGCCTTGTTCCCCTTGAGGGCGTCTACCAGGTGCGAAGCGGAGTCCTCGATCTGCACGATCATCCGGTCGGCCTTGTCGCGGTAGTAGTGGTAGAGGCAGTAGCAGGGAATGGCCACGGCCAGTCCGGCGAATGTGGTCAGCAGGGCCGTGGCCACGCCGGAGGCGAGCTGGCGCGGGTCGCCCATCGCGCCCTTGCGGGCCACGACGTCGAAGGCGAGGATCATGCCTTGCACGGTGCCCAGCAGGCCGAGGAGCGGCGCCACGCTGCTCACGATGTTGAGCGGGCGGTTGAAGCGGTCCATCAGCCACTGTTCGCGTTCGCCGGCCTCTTCCATCGCGGTGAGGATTTCCTCGCGCGAGCGGTCGGCCACGGCCAGGCCGGCGGCCAGCACGCGGGTGAGGGCCGACGGCTTCTGGGCGCAGAGGCGGGCCGCTTCGGCCACGCCGGAGCTGCGCAGCGCGTCCAGCACGGCTTTGCCCATCCCCTTCGGCACCACCGCCCGTTCGCGCAGCGCCACGGCCCGTTCGATGATGAAGGCCATGCCGATCACCGAGGCGGCCAGAATGGGCCACATGAGCGCGCCGCCGGCCCGGAAGGTCTGCCATAGGTTCTTGCCGAGGATCGTGCCGCCCTCCGCGTCCGCGGCGGCGGGGCTCTCGGCGGAGCCCTCGCGGTCAACGGGCAGAGCCGTCGAGGGCTTCTCCTTTGAAGGAGCAGGCGCAGCGCCGGCCGGCGCTGCCCCCTCGCCCGTCGCGGTCGCTGCCAGGCAGGCGAGCATCAGGGCGGCCACCCATTTGCAGCCGTGGAGCATGGCCTCTTGTCCACTCCTCGACACGGGGGAATACTGGATGCAAGCCGAATCGGCGCTTACCCTTACTTTAGCAGGTTCGTTTTCGCACGCAAGAGGCCGTTTACAAAAACTGACACGGCCACGCAAACGCTGACACGGGAGGCGGGGCTCGTCCGAGGCGGCTGCGATGTGAGCGCTGGCCTTCGGGAGGGGCACAGGCGGCGCCTCGCACCGACCCCCGAACCCCCACGTTCCGCGTGGGGGCGGAGGTGCGGACGCTCCTGCGTCCAACCCTGACCTCCCGCAACCCCAACCTCCCGCGGGTTTGCAGCCCGCGGGAGGTTCTCTTCCCCGAAGAGGAAGAGGCCGCGGAGCGGCCAGGGGACCCGTCCCCACGCAGAGCGTAGGGACGAGAAGAAGGGCCAGAGCGTGGGGGCGGAGGTGCGGACGCTCCTGCGTCCAACCCTGACCTCCCGCAACCCNNNNNNNNNNNNNNNNNNNNNNNNNNNNNNNNNNNNNNNNNNNNNNNNNNNNNNNNNNNNNNNNNNNNNNNNNNNNNNNNNNNNNNNNNNNNNNNNNNNNCGCGGAGCGGCCAGGGGACCCGTCCCCACGCAGAGCGTAGGGACGAGAAGAAGGGGCAGAGCGTGGGGACGAGAAAAAGGGCCAGAGCGTGGGGACGAGGGAATAGGCCCCCAGCGCTCGCCCTCCCTGCTACCCTCCCGAAGGTGTTGGAACCTTGGGGAGGGACACGGCTCCGCTCTTTCAGGGCTACCGCGGGGTTTGACTGCGCACGGGGCATCGCCCTATAATTCCGGTGAGCCAATGCCTCTTGCGGGAACGGCATCGGAGAGATTGCCATGTCGCGCGCGACGCCGACGATGGAGATGTTTCTGGTGGGCGCACACCTTCAGCTCGTGGAGGGCTGCGACAACGTCAGCTACAGCTCGGAACTGCCGAACCCGAAGGAGTTCTGGATTGATGTTGTGGGCCGCAACGAGGCCGGGCAGAGCGTCTTCTATGTGGACTTTCCGGACAAGTTCGACTGGTATCCGCTGGAGATGCGGCCCGACACGCTGGTGAGGAAGCTGGTCACCCGCTACATCGAGATCACGCGCGAAGGGCGCGACCTGGACTATGAGGCCGACCGCATCCACTGCCAGGTGTGGATGCCTCGGTGGCCGGCGCCGCGCGTGGCGGCGGCCCTGCCCAAGGCGGTCGAGCGCCTCGCGAAGCAGCACGGCATCCGCCTGGAGGTGCTCCAGCCCGCCGAGGTCGCCGCGCGCATCCCGCCGGTGGTCGAGCGGGCCCAGAAGGCCAGCTTCGACTTCGACAACCTCTTCATTCGCGCCCTGCTGCTCGCCCAGGGCCGGCTGGACTATCAGGCGGGCGCTCCCATGGGCCAGGAGCAGATCGAGGCGATGTATCGCTTCCCGCGCGCCTTGCGCTCGGCCGCCGATCTGCCCGCCTTCGTCTACCAGTTCCTCAGCAGCCCCGAGATCGTCAACTGGATGGGCTTCTATGCCCCCACGTTCGACGACCTGGCGGCCTGGCTGGCCGACAACGAGCACAGCGACGAGCTCGACGACCTCCAGCGTGCTCTGGAGAGTTCGGGCGTGCCGGACGAGGCGCCGGAGGACTATGATCCCGAGGAGCCGGCCTACCTGCCGCGCCGCTACTCCGCGCACGAGCTGGCCGAGCTCACCCGCCTGTTCCTCACGCACATTGACGCCATGCGTGCCGAGGCGGCGAGCCAGCGCTGGTACGGCCCCCTCCAGATCGAGTGCGACTTCATGCTGCCGTTCCTCTGGCGCGCCTGCGAGCAGATTGACCCGAGCCAGATCGAGCGCGAGATCCTGCGCTACGGGGGCAACCGCGATCAGATGCAGGCGCACTTCGCCGACCGGTACCCCGAGAAGCGCCCCTACCGGGCCATCCTGCGCATCGAGTGCTACGAGCCCGGCGGGCGCCGCGCCCCGTCGTACCCCAGCGGCAAGTCCATGGAGGTCTACGTGGCCGACCCCGTGCTCACCGAGGGGGTCCACGTGGCCGTGACCATCAACTATGTGGACGACTTCACGGGCTACTTCGTGCTGATGATGCGCCGGCTGGCGGCGGGCCTGGGCTCGTGAGGCCCCGTCGGGGTACCGGCCGGGCCAGGGTCTGCGCGGAAATCCACGCGGGACTGCGTCGCCGCGCGTCGCATCCAGCCCGCTGACGCCGGCAACGCAGCCCACGGGGATTCTTGGACAGGCTCCTAGCCCCGGAGCGTGGCGCCCACCCGGGCCGCCAGGGCCGCAATGACCTGCTCCTGGCTGGCGTTGACTTCGTCGTTGGTGAGGGTGCGGTCGGGGGCGCGATAGGTGAGGCGGAAGAACACGCTCTTGCGGCCGCTCTCGACCTGCTTGCCGCGGTAGACTTCGCCGAAGCGGATCTCTTCGAGGTGCTGGGCGCCCGCGCTCTCCACGGCGCGCACGATGTCGCGCCAGGCAGTCGCCTCGCTCACCACGATGGCCAGGTCGCGCTCGACCGCGGGGAACCGCGGCAGGCTGCGATATTTCGGCTCCAGCACGGCGGAGGGCGTGAGGAAGTCGAGGTCCAGCTCGGCCACACAGGGGGCCTGGCGCAACTCGAAGGCCGCCGCGGCCGCCGCGGAGAGTTCGCCCACGTAGCCCGCCACGCCGGCCCCCGCCCGCCAGAGCCCTGCCGCGCCTGGAGCCAGGAATTCGTGGGCCGCCGGTTCCAGCGAGGCGTTGCCCAGGAGCCCGAGACGCTCGAGCACGGCCTCCGCGGCCCCCTTGACGGCCCGGAAGTCCTCGTGCGCCACCACGGCCAAGCAGCGCCGCTCCTCGGGCAGCAACTGCCCGTCGGGGCGCGGCAGGTACACACGATTGACCTCGAACAGGCGCACGGCGCCCACCCCGCGGTCCTGGTTGACCCGCACCACCTGGAGGAGTGAGGGGAGGAGGCTCCGACGCAGCGCGGCCTCATCGCTGCGCAAGGGGTTGCGGACGCACAGCGGCTCCCCAGCGGTCCAGGGCGAGAACCTGCGCGCGTGCTTCTCGGGCAGGAAACTCGTCGTCACGGCCTCGCTGTAGCCGAGTCGCACCAGCGTCTCGCGCGCGGCGGCGGCCACCCGGTCGGGCTTGGCAATCGGCACGTCGCACACCAGCAGGCTCGGGGCGTCGGGCACACGATCATAGCCGTAGCAGCGGGCGACCTCCTCGATGACGTCAATCTCCTGCGCCACGTCGGGGCGGAAGCTGGGCACCGTGACGGCCACGGCCTCGTCGCCCTGCGCCAGTGCGCCGAAGCCGATCCCCTCGAGGAGCCGGACGGCTTCGGAGGCGGCCACCTGGACGCCGAGCACGCGGGCGACGCGGGGGATGCGCAGCCGCACGGTGCGCGGCTCCTCCCGCGTGAAGTTGACGTCAATGACGCCGGCGGCGACGCGGGCCGCGGCGTGCTGCTGCATGAGCGCCGCGGCGCGCCGCGAGGCCCATTCCACGGTCGGCGTGTCCACGCCCCGCTCGAACCGGTAGGACGAGTCGCTCGCCTTGCCCGTTCCGCGCGCGGTGCGGCGGATGTTGACGGGGTTGAACTTCGCGCTCTCGAGGAGCACGGTGGTGGTGGCCTCGCCGATCTCGGTCTGGAGCCCGCCCATGACGCCCGCCAGAGCGACGGGACGCTCGGCGTCGGCGATCACCAGGTGCTCGGGGGCCAGGCGCACCTCGGTGCCGTCAATGAGCTTGATGGTTTCGCCGGCGACGGCCTGGCGAATGCACACGGAGCCGCCGCGCAGGCGGGCCAGGTCGAAGGCGTGCTGCGGCTGGCCGCATTCCATCAGCACGTAGTTCGTGATGTCCACCACATTGTTCACGGGCCGGAGGCCGATGGCCTCGAGGCGGCGGCGCATTTCGGGCGGCGCCGGCGCCATGCGCACGCCGGTGAGCACGCGGGCCGTATAGCGGGAACAGAGCTCCGGGGCCTGCACTTCCACACGGGCCAGACGGGCGACCTCGCGCTCTTCCTCGGTGAACTCGACGGCCGGGATGCGGAGGTGCGAACCCGTGAGGGCGGCGATCTCGCGCGCGACGCCGATGTGCGAGAGCAGGTCGGGCCGGTTGGCGGTGATCTCCAGCTCCAGGCAGAAGTCGGCGCCGACCTGGGTCACGCTCTCCACGGCCACGCCGCGCAGGTTCAGCCGCCTCGCCAGCTCGTCGGGCGCGAGGTCGAAGTCGCAGTAGTCGTGAAGCCATTCATAGCTGACCTTCATGGGCCGTCCTGCTCTCCTGCCTCTCGGGCTCGCTCGCTGTGGATGCGGTCGAGGATGCCGTTGACGAAGGCCCCGCTGTCGGCCGTGCTGAAGCGTTTCGCCAGATCGATCGCCTCGTTGATGGCCACCTTGGGGGGCACGTCGCTGCCGAACAGGAGCTCGTAGGCCGCCAGCCGCAGGATGTTGCGGTCCACGGTCGCCATGCGGGCCAGGTCCCAGTTCTCCGCGATGGCGCGGATCCGCTGGTCCAGCTCGGCGCGGTGAGCCCAGCAGCCGGTCACCAGATCGCGCGCGAACTGCCGCACCG
This window of the Planctomycetota bacterium genome carries:
- the nusB gene encoding transcription antitermination factor NusB codes for the protein MRKRTLAREAAIQVLYQLDLRGEEILGELDTVLHHLLAEADPDPAVRQFARDLVTGCWAHRAELDQRIRAIAENWDLARMATVDRNILRLAAYELLFGSDVPPKVAINEAIDLAKRFSTADSGAFVNGILDRIHSERAREAGEQDGP
- a CDS encoding MotA/TolQ/ExbB proton channel family protein, with amino-acid sequence MLHGCKWVAALMLACLAATATGEGAAPAGAAPAPSKEKPSTALPVDREGSAESPAAADAEGGTILGKNLWQTFRAGGALMWPILAASVIGMAFIIERAVALRERAVVPKGMGKAVLDALRSSGVAEAARLCAQKPSALTRVLAAGLAVADRSREEILTAMEEAGEREQWLMDRFNRPLNIVSSVAPLLGLLGTVQGMILAFDVVARKGAMGDPRQLASGVATALLTTFAGLAVAIPCYCLYHYYRDKADRMIVQIEDSASHLVDALKGNKANADSSPPR
- the pheT gene encoding phenylalanine--tRNA ligase subunit beta — encoded protein: MKVSYEWLHDYCDFDLAPDELARRLNLRGVAVESVTQVGADFCLELEITANRPDLLSHIGVAREIAALTGSHLRIPAVEFTEEEREVARLARVEVQAPELCSRYTARVLTGVRMAPAPPEMRRRLEAIGLRPVNNVVDITNYVLMECGQPQHAFDLARLRGGSVCIRQAVAGETIKLIDGTEVRLAPEHLVIADAERPVALAGVMGGLQTEIGEATTTVLLESAKFNPVNIRRTARGTGKASDSSYRFERGVDTPTVEWASRRAAALMQQHAAARVAAGVIDVNFTREEPRTVRLRIPRVARVLGVQVAASEAVRLLEGIGFGALAQGDEAVAVTVPSFRPDVAQEIDVIEEVARCYGYDRVPDAPSLLVCDVPIAKPDRVAAAARETLVRLGYSEAVTTSFLPEKHARRFSPWTAGEPLCVRNPLRSDEAALRRSLLPSLLQVVRVNQDRGVGAVRLFEVNRVYLPRPDGQLLPEERRCLAVVAHEDFRAVKGAAEAVLERLGLLGNASLEPAAHEFLAPGAAGLWRAGAGVAGYVGELSAAAAAAFELRQAPCVAELDLDFLTPSAVLEPKYRSLPRFPAVERDLAIVVSEATAWRDIVRAVESAGAQHLEEIRFGEVYRGKQVESGRKSVFFRLTYRAPDRTLTNDEVNASQEQVIAALAARVGATLRG
- a CDS encoding biopolymer transporter ExbD, which produces MRIHRRRDEDEGLPMTPLIDVVFQLLLFFLTATSFYKVEKDIKVDPPKASEGKATPQTQREITVNVRSEADGGFFVVNQRILSLQELDEALAKGVKDNPNLVVIIRGDKHAYHQRIVDVLNACKKANVKTYFIATAFETPKE